A single Paraburkholderia sp. FT54 DNA region contains:
- a CDS encoding ATP-binding protein — MDKLEQFLTRAEAVLVRLEAMLPPATPHIDWSAAVAFRWRKRQGRGYLQPVPAISAITLDDLQNIDRQKGLIEQNTRQFVHKQPANNVLLTGARGTGKSSLIKACLNAYAKDGLRLIEVDKDDLHDLGDIVDLIAQRPERFVVFCDDLSFEDGESGYKALKVALDGSIAAQSDNVLIYATSNRRHLLPEYMSDNETYKHTSDGEIHPGELVEEKISLSERFGLWVSFYPFKQDDYLSIIGHWLRHFGCEDAEVEAARGDALVWALERGSRSGRVAWQFARDWSGRKTSA, encoded by the coding sequence ATGGACAAACTCGAACAGTTTCTGACCCGGGCCGAAGCCGTGCTCGTCCGCCTCGAAGCGATGCTTCCGCCCGCCACACCGCATATCGACTGGTCGGCGGCGGTCGCCTTCCGCTGGCGCAAGCGCCAGGGGCGCGGCTACCTGCAGCCGGTGCCGGCCATCTCGGCGATCACGCTCGACGATCTGCAAAACATCGATCGCCAGAAAGGCTTGATCGAGCAGAACACGCGTCAATTCGTGCACAAGCAGCCGGCCAACAACGTGTTGCTGACGGGCGCGCGGGGCACCGGCAAATCGTCGCTGATCAAGGCGTGCCTGAACGCGTATGCGAAAGACGGCCTGCGTCTGATCGAAGTGGATAAGGACGATCTGCACGACCTCGGCGATATCGTCGACCTGATCGCGCAGCGGCCGGAGCGCTTCGTGGTGTTCTGCGACGACCTGTCATTCGAAGACGGCGAATCGGGCTACAAGGCGCTGAAGGTCGCGCTCGACGGCTCCATCGCCGCGCAATCCGACAACGTGCTGATTTACGCGACGTCGAACCGACGCCATCTGTTGCCCGAATACATGAGCGACAACGAGACGTACAAGCACACGTCCGACGGCGAGATTCATCCCGGCGAACTGGTCGAAGAAAAGATCTCGCTGTCCGAGCGTTTCGGGCTGTGGGTCAGCTTCTATCCGTTCAAGCAGGACGACTACCTGTCGATCATCGGCCACTGGCTGCGGCATTTCGGCTGCGAAGACGCCGAAGTCGAAGCGGCGCGCGGCGATGCGCTGGTGTGGGCGCTGGAGCGCGGCTCGCGTTCGGGGCGGGTTGCGTGGCAGTTCGCGCGCGACTGGTCCGGCCGCAAAACCTCAGCGTGA
- the argJ gene encoding bifunctional glutamate N-acetyltransferase/amino-acid acetyltransferase ArgJ, protein MAVNFPSIDPAQLHPVPGVSLGWAEANIRKPNRKDVLVISVGEGATVGGVFTQNRFCAAPVTVCRENLERVRAGGKPIRALVINTGNANAGTGEPGLAAARETCAELARLAEITPEQVLPFSTGVILEPLPVDRLKAGLPAALVNRKEANWYDAAQAIMTTDTLPKATSRQVTIDGHTVTLTGISKGAGMIKPNMATMLGFLAFDAAVAQPVLDALVKHVADRSFNCITIDGDTSTNDSFILIASGKSSLPAITSTDSPAYAALRDAVTEVAQTLAQLIVRDGEGATKFMTVQVEGGSSVGECRQIAYAIGHSPLVKTAFYASDPNLGRILAAIGYAGVDDLDVSKIDLYLDDVLVATAGGRNPAYREEDGQRVMKKSEIGIRVVLGRGDAQATIWTCDLSHDYVSINADYRS, encoded by the coding sequence ATGGCTGTCAATTTCCCCTCGATCGATCCCGCTCAACTCCACCCCGTCCCCGGCGTTTCGCTCGGCTGGGCGGAGGCGAATATCCGCAAGCCGAACCGCAAGGACGTGCTCGTCATTTCCGTGGGCGAAGGCGCCACGGTGGGCGGCGTGTTCACGCAGAACCGCTTTTGCGCGGCGCCCGTCACGGTGTGCCGTGAGAATCTGGAACGCGTGCGCGCCGGCGGCAAGCCGATTCGCGCGCTGGTGATCAACACCGGCAACGCGAACGCGGGCACGGGCGAGCCGGGCCTCGCGGCGGCGCGCGAAACCTGCGCCGAACTCGCGCGTCTCGCCGAGATCACGCCGGAACAGGTGCTGCCGTTCTCAACGGGCGTGATTCTGGAGCCGCTGCCGGTCGATCGTCTGAAGGCGGGTTTGCCGGCCGCGCTGGTGAACCGCAAGGAAGCGAACTGGTACGACGCCGCGCAGGCGATCATGACCACGGACACGTTGCCGAAGGCCACGTCGCGCCAGGTCACGATCGACGGCCATACGGTCACGCTGACCGGCATCAGCAAGGGCGCGGGCATGATCAAGCCGAACATGGCGACCATGCTCGGCTTCCTCGCGTTCGACGCCGCCGTCGCCCAGCCGGTGCTCGACGCGCTGGTCAAGCACGTGGCGGACCGCTCGTTCAACTGCATCACGATCGATGGCGATACGTCGACCAACGATTCGTTCATCCTGATCGCGTCGGGCAAATCGAGCCTGCCTGCGATCACGTCCACTGACTCGCCCGCTTATGCAGCGCTGCGCGACGCGGTGACCGAAGTCGCCCAGACCCTCGCGCAGCTGATCGTGCGCGACGGCGAAGGCGCGACCAAATTCATGACCGTGCAAGTCGAAGGCGGCTCGAGCGTCGGCGAATGCCGCCAGATCGCCTATGCGATTGGCCACTCGCCGCTCGTGAAGACCGCTTTCTATGCATCGGACCCGAACCTCGGCCGCATTCTGGCGGCCATCGGTTATGCCGGCGTGGACGATCTCGACGTCAGCAAGATCGATCTGTATCTCGACGACGTGCTGGTTGCGACTGCCGGCGGCCGCAATCCGGCCTACCGTGAAGAAGACGGCCAGCGCGTCATGAAAAAGAGCGAGATCGGCATTCGTGTCGTACTCGGCCGCGGCGATGCGCAAGCCACGATCTGGACTTGCGATCTGTCGCACGACTACGTGAGCATCAACGCCGACTATCGTTCGTAA
- a CDS encoding NUDIX domain-containing protein has product MNDAQKNATGRKVTEVAVGVLVQPDGRYLLAQRPAGKPYEGYWEFPGGKLEAGESVEAALARELHEELGIDVEASHLWHTLEHDYPHAYVRLFFCKVTQWSGEPHGREGQAFVWQTLPADVEPLLPATIPVLEWLAAEKN; this is encoded by the coding sequence ATGAACGACGCCCAGAAGAACGCCACTGGCCGCAAGGTGACGGAAGTTGCCGTCGGCGTGCTGGTTCAGCCCGATGGCCGCTATCTGCTGGCGCAGCGCCCGGCAGGCAAGCCGTACGAGGGGTACTGGGAGTTTCCGGGCGGCAAGCTGGAAGCGGGCGAGTCGGTCGAGGCCGCGCTCGCCCGTGAGTTGCACGAGGAGCTGGGTATCGACGTCGAGGCGAGCCATCTCTGGCATACGCTCGAGCACGATTACCCGCACGCCTACGTGCGGCTCTTTTTCTGCAAGGTGACGCAATGGTCCGGCGAGCCGCACGGCCGCGAAGGCCAGGCTTTTGTCTGGCAGACGCTGCCCGCGGACGTCGAGCCGCTGTTGCCGGCGACCATTCCCGTGCTGGAATGGCTCGCAGCCGAGAAGAACTGA
- the yacG gene encoding DNA gyrase inhibitor YacG: MPTVVKCPTCGKDVRWTPENRFRPFCSDRCKQIDLGAWAAEKYKIGGSEQEASSDETPGGDYTPH; this comes from the coding sequence ATGCCTACCGTCGTCAAATGCCCCACTTGCGGAAAGGACGTCCGCTGGACACCTGAAAACCGCTTCCGCCCCTTCTGCTCAGATCGCTGCAAGCAGATCGATCTCGGCGCCTGGGCCGCTGAGAAATACAAGATCGGCGGGTCCGAGCAGGAAGCCTCGTCGGACGAGACGCCAGGCGGGGATTACACGCCGCACTGA